The genomic DNA CTATTTTAGGATGAAACTTGTCTAAGGCCCATTCTAAGATAGCCTCAGCATCCTCATCCTCAAACTTTCGCCTCAACCCCTCCAATTCGTTCCTCTTGATCAATTTCTATCACCTAAACCCGCATCGAGATCAAACCTAGACTGGTTAGAATAACGCCTAATAGGAGTCTCATAACTACGGTTGGTGCTCTATGATTTAGACTGGCCCCGGTCAGGATCCCGGGCACTGAGCCGATGAGTAGTAGACCCAAAAGCTTCAGGTCTACTATTCCAAAGTAAAGGTAGGTGAGCCCCGGTATTGCTGTGAGGACGGCGGCCACCGATATATTCGTTCCAACCACCTGGCGTTGTGATATAGGAAACAATAGGAGCAGGAAGGGCATCAGCAAGGCTCCACTGCCGACGGAGGTAACGCTGACTAAAAAGCCTACTACTGAGCCCACAGCGATGGCGGCTATGTCGTAAGTGGAGGGTGGGGCTGCGAGTAATGGCTTCTGAGAGGGCTGGTCAACGTGGTTGAAAGTTTGGAGGAGTGTTAAGAGGCCGGTGATGGTTAATAGGGCGGAAAGCATAAGGAGGATCCATCCATTAACCTGTTCGGGGTTTCCCTTGGCTAGGTGGGATGTTAGGAGAGCACCCATTAAAGAGGCGGGGGCTGCGCCGATCAGCAACCGTTTCGTCAATTCTCCATTGACGGTCCCCTGATTATAATGTTTTATTGAGCCGACGGATTTCATAAGGAGACTGTGGATTAGACCTGTGCCGACGGCCGCGAGAGGGCTTACCCCGAAGCCTGAAATCAAGGCAGGAGTTAGTATTGAGCCGGCTCCCACCCCTGAAATACCTACCAGGACGCCTACGATGAACCCTAATAGAGGATAGATTGATGAGGAGTGGGCTGTTTCCCTTGAGGTGAGGAA from Candidatus Bathyarchaeota archaeon includes the following:
- a CDS encoding sulfite exporter TauE/SafE family protein, giving the protein LCEKLEAGDTPLKRNTCVHKLKPFNPTEASVRSKAKRRLRAGALLPAMAAAAFLTSRETAHSSSIYPLLGFIVGVLVGISGVGAGSILTPALISGFGVSPLAAVGTGLIHSLLMKSVGSIKHYNQGTVNGELTKRLLIGAAPASLMGALLTSHLAKGNPEQVNGWILLMLSALLTITGLLTLLQTFNHVDQPSQKPLLAAPPSTYDIAAIAVGSVVGFLVSVTSVGSGALLMPFLLLLFPISQRQVVGTNISVAAVLTAIPGLTYLYFGIVDLKLLGLLLIGSVPGILTGASLNHRAPTVVMRLLLGVILTSLGLISMRV